The following is a genomic window from Chloroflexota bacterium.
CATAGGCGTAATGGACATCACCCTCCCTCTGTGGAGCGCTATCGCCATGTTCGCTATCTGTGGAATAGCCTTAGTACTTGTGGCCTTGGCTGCCAGGCCGAGGACGGGAGGTGCTTAAAATGGCAGAAGCAAGAAGGGCTGGGATCTTCGGCGCTCCGGTTTCCTATATCGCCCTGTTAGCCGCGGTGACAGCGGCCTTCCAGTTGATTCCTTTCTCAGTCGTACTTGGCCCCGGCTTAAGCTTCCCCTTAAGCCTGGCCATCGATAGCCTGGTTGGTATTCTGCTTGGGCCGTGGGCAGGGGGTCTAGCTGTCCTCATCGGTAGCGTGATTGGCATCATGATCGCCCCTCACACAGCTTTCCTCGGACCGTTCACCATCGCCGTTGTGACCCTTCCGGCCATCGTCGCCGGGCTCATCGTCATTCGGCAATATTACGTAGCTGCAGCAATAATGTTCGCTGGGGGGCTGTGGTGGGTCATCTCTTATGCCATGATTCTGCACTACCCTGACCCAAAGGTGTATCTGTACCCATGGCGCTACTTCGTGCCGGCTGTCCTGCTGCTCTTCCCGGCGCTGAACGAGAAGGCCCTGCGCCTATTGCAGTCGGAGAACAGACTGGGCATCGCTGTAGCAGTGGGCTACATCTCCTGGATCGGCTCGCAGTCAGGGCACTTTATCAGCGCTACGGTGGGAGACATCTATCTCTTCCGTCTGCCGCAGGATGTACTGAACGCCTTGATCTTCATCATCACACCGGGTGAGCGGGCGGTGCTCGACCTGGTAGCGATGGTCGTCGGACTGGGCGTTATCACTGGATTGCGTCAGATGGGGGCCAGAAGGCCCGCGCAGGGTATCTGGTAACTATCCTTGAAGACCAGGGTCACAAGGGGCATGCCCCTTGTGACCCTGGTCTTCGCTATGCCTATTCAGAAGCCTTAACTTTTGGAGAGAGTGAATAAATTTTAAGGAGAACTGATGGTCGAAGAGCAAATAGCTTTAGAAGTGAGGAACCTCAGCGTTACTTATCAGGGTAATACTACGTCAACCCTGGCCCTCGACGATGTTTCCTTCACGGTACGACAAGGCGAGTTCGTAGGCGTTATGGGGTCAAATGGGGCCGGGAAAAGCACCTTAGCCTTGTCCACCGTTGGTATTATTCCCCATCATACCGATGCCCGCCTTACTGGTGATATTCTCGTCTTTGGGCTCAATACTAAGGAAGCCTCGGTAGCAGATATAATTGGTCGCGGGGTAGGTATCCTGTTCCAGCAACCAGATTTGCAACTCATATCAATCAATGTAGAACTGGAGGTTGCTTTTCCCCTGGAGAACCGCGGCGTCCCTCGTGAGGAGATCCGTCGCCGCATCAGCCAGGCCTTAAAAACGGTCAGGCTGGAGGGTTATGAAAAACATACCCCTGACCAGCTCTCCGGTGGACAGAAACAGGCTGTATGCATTGCCACTGCTTTGGCCCTGGAACCGAAACTGATCGTCCTGGATGAGCCTACTTCACAGTTAGACCCGATCGGTTCAGATATGGTCTTTCAAGCACTAAAGAGCATCAACGAAGAAGAGGGTATCACCATCCTAATTATGGAACATAAGGCTGATCTTTTGGCTCAATATGCCCATCGCCTCATCATCCTTGATCAGGGCAAAAAGATTATGGAAGGTACGCCGGCCGAAGTGTTCAGATACGTCGATGATCTGAAAGAACGGGGCATCCCTACACCACAGGTAGCTGAACTAGCCACCATACTGGGGAGGGAATGGCAACGAGAGTTCTCGCCCTTCCCCATCGATGAGCAAACGATGTGCCAGCATCTGGCGTCAATCATAGGAGGTTAAGATAACGATGCGGACGGAAATGACCGAACGGCCGGTTACTATAGATGTAAGAAACCTTTCGTATACCTACCCTAACGGCTTTCAAGCCCTCAAAAACGTAAGTCTACAGATACGAGAGAATGACTTCTTCGCTTTCATCGGCCAAAATGGTTCGGGCAAGACGACTCTGGCCAAGCATTTCGTGGGACTGCTAAGACCGACAAGTGGACAGGTCGTAGTTAACGGCATCGATACGAAGAAGGCCGCCATCGTGGACCTGGCCAAGCAAGTAGGCTACGTATTCCAGAATGCCGATGACCAGATATTTTCTGATACAGTGGAGAGTGAGGTGGCCTACGGACCCAATAATCTGGACTACCCCCCAGAAAGGATTAAGGAGGCCGTAGAGAAGAGCCTGGAGGAACTGGGCATCCTCCATTTGCGTAAACGCCATCCCCTTTCGCTTAGCTGGGGAGATCGCCAAAAGGTAGCTATAGGCTCAATCTTGGCTATGGGGCCAAATACCATTATCCTGGACGAACCCACGACCGGACAGGACCTGCGGGGCAGTTATGAGATTCTGGAGACCTGCGCCAGCCTGCACAGGCAGGGGAAGACGATTATCATTATCACCCACAATATGCGTTTAGTTACCGAATTCTGTAAATATGTGGTCGTCCTCTACGAGGGAGAGATTCTCGCTGAAGGAGAGGTATCTAATGTCTTCCTGGATGCAGAGACGTTGCACCGGAGCTATATCGAGCCACCACAAGTAACCAGGTTGGCCAGCTTGTTGAATAGCATCTATCCCACCTTTCCGAAGAATATTTTGACTGTCCCTCAGATGGTAGCGGCGCTGAATCAATTGCACAGCCAGGGAGGGGGTCACCAATAAAGCGAGGACAGTGTAGAATCCATACCGAGGGCCAGATAGAGAGGCCCTGGTTCTTGTTCGCAGACAGATCAACACATTATATTGGGAGGTTCACTACATGCCTGTATTAGTGCAATATGTTCCCGGTAATACGGCGGTGCATCGTCTGGACCCTCGGACGAAGCTGGCTATGGCCGCGGTTGTCCTGATCCTGGCCTTCCTGTTCGATAACGCATTCCTGTTGCTCGGTTTATTCCTGGCCGTCCTGGCCATCTGGATCTGGATAAAGGCGCCGATGGATTTCGTTCGCAATCTATTCATCGCCCTAATAGCCTTCATGATCTTTATTGTCCTGATACAAGGACTCTTTTGGCAAGGAGCGCAGCGCACTGTTCTGATCGATCTCTTCCCCTCGTGGTCGCGGGTAGGGCCCATCGCGCGCATCATTGGTGAATCGTGGGACCCACACCGAGGAGGCATACTCGTGCGGGAAGGGGTTATCTTCGGCATCAGCCTCGGCTTCCGATTGGGCGCTGTTCTCACGATAATGCCGTTGATCACGATGACCACACAGGTGCAAGACCTAACGTTGGCCCTGGAATCGATGGGGGTTCCGTGGCGCATCGCCTATATCGTCCTTACTACCTTTCGCTTCATTCCCGTGCTCCTGGCTCAGACCAACACTATCTTAAACGCCCAAAAGCTGCGTGGCCTGGAGGTAGAGAAGGCCGGTTTGGTCAAGAAGGTGACCGCCTACGCCCCTCTGGCCGTGCCGGTGATCCTGGGTGCCTTCCGTAACTCCGAGCAGCTGGAGATGGTGTTAGAGTGTCGGGGCTTTGCCCAGGCGACCAACCGCACCTCCCTTTATGAGATAGTCTGGAAAAGGGAGGACACAGTGGCCATATTGCTGTTTGTCCTCTTGATAGTTGTGGCCATTTATCTGCGCCTCGCCGGCTACGCCGGTCTCTAGACAAAAACGTCAAATAGGCACAGGATCGACAGGGAGCATTGGGGCAGACGCCTGCGCCTCCATGCCAAAATGGCGCTATACCTGTACAGCCCAATGCGGCCTTGCGCTCACCCGGCCCAACCAGTGTGTTGGATAGAACGCGATCGTATTGTTCTATCAATTATGGAGGAACAAAAGATGGCCAAGAGAAGGCTTCTCTCTGAGCTCACCTGGAAAGAGATTGCTGCAATGGATAAAGCGGCGACCATCGCTTTCATCCCTATTGGGTCGCTCGAACAACATGGCCACCATCTGCCCCTGGGTACTGATACGATGTTGGCCAATGCTATCGTTGAAGGAATATGCGAGAACCTAGACAAGGAGTTGTCCTTCATTGTTCTCCCCACCATCCCAATCGGGCAGAGTCCCGAACACATGGATTTCCCTGGCACTATCTCGCTCCGGCCTGGAACCTTACTGAAGGTAATGGAGGATCTCTGCTCCAGCCTTGCCGCCCATGGATTTAAGAAGATAGTGTTGTTGAACGCTCATGGTGGGAACACCGATATCCTAAAAGCCGTCAGTTACGATCTGCGCCGCCGGTATGGCCTACACATCTTCGTTATTGACGTTTGGAGATTGCTGGCTTCCAGCCCAATCCCCCCAATAACTCAGGAGTCCCGCTGCGATATTGACATTCACGCCGGGGAGATTGAAACCTCGATAATGATGAAGATCAATCCAGAACTGGTCCGCTACGATTCGATGCAAGACTCCACCCCCACAAAGTTTGCCGACAAGAAGAAGGTTACCCTTGTGGGGCCCATCTGCTATGGCTGGTCCTCAGCGGATGTTTCTGAGACAGGCATCCTGGGAGAACCAACCAAAGCGACTAGCGAGAAGGGGGAGAAGCTATTGAAATGCCTTATCGAAATGATCCGAGACGGTGTACACGAGATAGCGACGTGGTAGCCGATTTGGGATCGCTTAAGGCTCAAAAAATACCGCCTATTCCCCAAGGGATGCTATAATCTTGACGCTCAGGAGGGTGGTTAGACGACGAGATTGTCCCCCTGAAAATTAAGTTAAGGAGGATCTTCTAGATGAGGAGCAAGACGAAGCTCATCAAAAATGCGCATACGATAGTCACGATGAACACTTCTAGACAACGATACTCCAACGGCGACATCTACATTGAGGGAAATCGGATCATTGAGATTGGGGTAGGTCTAAGCCGTAAGGCTGATGAGGTCATCGACGCCAGGAATAAGCTGGTTATCCCTGGCTTGGTCAATACCCATCATCATATGTATCAAACACTGCAACGCAACATCCCCTTGATGCAGGATGAGGAGCTTTTTCCCTGGCTGAAGCATCTTTACGAGGTTTGGCGTAATATCACGCCGGAGGCCGTGTATGTCAGCACCCAGGTGGCCGTTGGCGAGCTGCTGAAAACAGGTTGCACTACGACGACAGACCTCTTCTACGTTTTTCCGCGCGATATTCCCGGCAACCTGATCGATATGCAAATCGAGGCCGCAGCGAAGCTTGGCGTACGCTTTGAACCCTGCCGGGGGAGCATGTCGCTGGGCGTGAGCAAGGGTGGGCTGCCACCTGATGATGTTGTGCAAAGCGAGGAGGAGATTCTGCAGGATTCGGAACGGCTAATAAACAAGCACCATGACCCGAGACCCCTTTCCATGTTGCGCATCTCTCTCGCTCCCTGCTCTCCCTTCTCGGTCTCCAGAGAATCTTTGGTGGAGACGGCCCGCTTCGCCCGCCGAAAGGGCGTAAGGCTGCATACACACCTGGCCGAGACCAAGGACGAAGAGAGATACTGTCTTGAGCGATTTGGGCTGCGCCCTCTGGCCTACATGGAATCGGTGGAATGGGTGGGA
Proteins encoded in this region:
- a CDS encoding ATP-binding cassette domain-containing protein translates to MVEEQIALEVRNLSVTYQGNTTSTLALDDVSFTVRQGEFVGVMGSNGAGKSTLALSTVGIIPHHTDARLTGDILVFGLNTKEASVADIIGRGVGILFQQPDLQLISINVELEVAFPLENRGVPREEIRRRISQALKTVRLEGYEKHTPDQLSGGQKQAVCIATALALEPKLIVLDEPTSQLDPIGSDMVFQALKSINEEEGITILIMEHKADLLAQYAHRLIILDQGKKIMEGTPAEVFRYVDDLKERGIPTPQVAELATILGREWQREFSPFPIDEQTMCQHLASIIGG
- a CDS encoding energy-coupling factor ABC transporter ATP-binding protein; this translates as MRTEMTERPVTIDVRNLSYTYPNGFQALKNVSLQIRENDFFAFIGQNGSGKTTLAKHFVGLLRPTSGQVVVNGIDTKKAAIVDLAKQVGYVFQNADDQIFSDTVESEVAYGPNNLDYPPERIKEAVEKSLEELGILHLRKRHPLSLSWGDRQKVAIGSILAMGPNTIILDEPTTGQDLRGSYEILETCASLHRQGKTIIIITHNMRLVTEFCKYVVVLYEGEILAEGEVSNVFLDAETLHRSYIEPPQVTRLASLLNSIYPTFPKNILTVPQMVAALNQLHSQGGGHQ
- a CDS encoding energy-coupling factor transporter transmembrane protein EcfT, producing the protein MPVLVQYVPGNTAVHRLDPRTKLAMAAVVLILAFLFDNAFLLLGLFLAVLAIWIWIKAPMDFVRNLFIALIAFMIFIVLIQGLFWQGAQRTVLIDLFPSWSRVGPIARIIGESWDPHRGGILVREGVIFGISLGFRLGAVLTIMPLITMTTQVQDLTLALESMGVPWRIAYIVLTTFRFIPVLLAQTNTILNAQKLRGLEVEKAGLVKKVTAYAPLAVPVILGAFRNSEQLEMVLECRGFAQATNRTSLYEIVWKREDTVAILLFVLLIVVAIYLRLAGYAGL
- a CDS encoding creatininase family protein — protein: MAKRRLLSELTWKEIAAMDKAATIAFIPIGSLEQHGHHLPLGTDTMLANAIVEGICENLDKELSFIVLPTIPIGQSPEHMDFPGTISLRPGTLLKVMEDLCSSLAAHGFKKIVLLNAHGGNTDILKAVSYDLRRRYGLHIFVIDVWRLLASSPIPPITQESRCDIDIHAGEIETSIMMKINPELVRYDSMQDSTPTKFADKKKVTLVGPICYGWSSADVSETGILGEPTKATSEKGEKLLKCLIEMIRDGVHEIATW
- a CDS encoding 8-oxoguanine deaminase; its protein translation is MRSKTKLIKNAHTIVTMNTSRQRYSNGDIYIEGNRIIEIGVGLSRKADEVIDARNKLVIPGLVNTHHHMYQTLQRNIPLMQDEELFPWLKHLYEVWRNITPEAVYVSTQVAVGELLKTGCTTTTDLFYVFPRDIPGNLIDMQIEAAAKLGVRFEPCRGSMSLGVSKGGLPPDDVVQSEEEILQDSERLINKHHDPRPLSMLRISLAPCSPFSVSRESLVETARFARRKGVRLHTHLAETKDEERYCLERFGLRPLAYMESVEWVGPDVWYAHAVHLNEEECRKLAATGSKVAHCPTSNMRLASGAAPIPRMLELGVDVGLAVDGSASNDTSDMLGELRTCLLLHRLTSGVGSMSAEKVMEMGTIGGAAILGRDDIGRLEVGKAADMALINLNVLGYAGALSDPLAAIVFSGDSHIVDTTIVNGEIVVRDSHLVNVDEEKLVEEANKLSTEMLEKAMRFTGLNYYACAV